A region of the Struthio camelus isolate bStrCam1 chromosome 4, bStrCam1.hap1, whole genome shotgun sequence genome:
GTGGTAGCTGATTCTCACCAGCTGCTCAAAGTTCAACATCCACAGTGTCCTCCTCGTGGTCCTTGATGTCTGTTGAGTCTGCAGCAGCAGGCTGAATCACTCCAAACTGAGTCAGCTTTGCCTTCTTCTGCTCCATGCTCTGCTTCCTCCATTTGATCCTCCGATTCTGGAACCAGACTTTCACCTAGCAGGAAAACAGCATGACAGCAGAGTGAGCCTCCCTGACTCTGCATGTCCAGGCCACGGCACTTCCAGAGTCCCCCAGCTGGGCTAACAAACAGCAAGTCCAAATCTCCAGGACCCCATTTCCAATGGTGAGTACTGCAACATGCTTCTGAGACAGATGTCCCCAAAAAGCAGAGTTCCTTACAGAGGGGGACTCACAGTGAGTGTGAGCAGGAATAGGCATCACTATGGAGGACAGAACAATCTGGGAGAAAGCAGCAGGGCATCTGCCTCAGGGGGAGGCAGCTGCACAGGGAAGGCTGCCTGAGGGAAGAAAAGGGCTAGAAATAGCCCTTGGGTGCCAGGAGCCACAGATGCCAGGGACACCCAGCCACCCCTATGCCTGCTCTCCGGCTGTTCACACCCTCCCTAGCTCTCCCATCACCACTCCATCCCCttgctttgctctctcttttcctcccagcTGAATTTTCTACTTGGATCCCATCAGGAGAGACTGCACGAGTCCTCCTTTCCACAGTAATGAAGTGGCTTTCAGCAGGAGGGAAACACGCTCAGAGGAGTGGAAAAAAGTTTAGAACCAATGTCACAAAAGGACACTCGCTGCACAACCTGTCTCCAGATTATCTTAAATCTACACTAGTCCAATCCATCTCAACTCCAAAGCAAAGAAGGTCTGGGctccaaaatgcttttttattcc
Encoded here:
- the LOC104148610 gene encoding homeobox protein not2 isoform X2, whose amino-acid sequence is MKRVRTVFKPEQLERLEQEFLKQQYMVGTERVDLAATLHLTETQVKVWFQNRRIKWRKQSMEQKKAKLTQFGVIQPAAADSTDIKDHEEDTVDVEL